One Glycine max cultivar Williams 82 chromosome 4, Glycine_max_v4.0, whole genome shotgun sequence DNA segment encodes these proteins:
- the LOC102663645 gene encoding uncharacterized protein: protein MDPVKYIFEKPALTGRIARWLVLLSEFDIVYVTQKTIKGSTLVDYLAQQPLNDYQPMHSEFPNEDIMALFEEEVKDEDRDKWVLWFDGASNALGHGIGAVLVLPDKQYIPFTARLCFDCTNNIADYEACALGIRAAIDFRVKLLKVYGDSALLTHHLKGEWETKDHKLVPYQAYIRKLMELFVDISFHHIPREENQMVDALATLSSMFKVSPHGDFPYIEFRCRVDPTHFCLIEDKEDGKPWYFDIKRYIKNKEYLPEASDNDKRTLRRLAANFLLSGNILYKRNHDMVLL from the coding sequence ATGGATCCTGTCAAGTACATCTTCGAAAAGCCCGCTCTCACTGGGAGGATAGCTCGGTGGCTTGTTCTGTTGTCAGAATTTGATATCGTCTACGTCACTCAGAAGACAATAAAAGGGAGCACCTTGGTAGATTATCTAGCTCAACAACCTTTAAATGATTATCAGCCTATGCATTCAGAATTCCCTAATGAGGATATTATGGCCTTGTTTGaagaggaggttaaagatgagGATAGGGATAAGTGGGTTTTGTGGTTTGATGGTGCGTCTAATGCGCTAGGTCATGGgattggggcagtgttggtttTGCCGGACAAGCAATATatacctttcacggctaggttgTGTTTCGACTGCACAAACAATATAGCAGACTACGAGGCATGTGCCCTAGGGATCCGAGCGGCGATCGACTTTAGGGTTAAGTTGCTCAAAGTATACGGGGACTCAGCATTGCTGACTCATCATTTGAAAGGTGAATGGGAGACCAAAGACCACAAGTTAGTACCTTACCAGGCTTACATCAGGAAATTGATGGAACTCTTTGTTGACATATCATTTCATCACATTCCTAGAGAGGAAAACCAGATGGTCGACGCCCTTGCCACTTTATCATCCATGTTCAAAGTGAGCCCTCACGGAGATTTTCCATACATTGAATTCAGATGTCGTGTTGATCCTACACATTTTTGTTTGATAGAAGATAAGGAGGATGGTAAACCTTGGTACTTCGATATCAAACGATACATAAAGAATAAGGAATACCTACCTGAGGCCTCTGATAATGACAAGAGGACATTACGGAGGTTGGCAGCCAATTTCCTCCTGAGTGGGAATATCTTGTacaaaagaaaccatgacatggtgtTGCTTTGA